In Mustela lutreola isolate mMusLut2 chromosome 1, mMusLut2.pri, whole genome shotgun sequence, one genomic interval encodes:
- the EXPH5 gene encoding exophilin-5 isoform X6 translates to MREGSGVPRWDASLLENEFFQVLDDLDTTLAQEQCPSSVTTTTSLNYGSRTQFSHFYSRRNTHGNITGWHKNHYNETSNMSIYDILRPGAPREGFKTFSPRTKTIYDMYRTREPRLLKEDSVRKNTFGSTSLCFDSRQRSASPATRYFTARSLHFPTITQNKSGFLPPRHQQSPKRTPLSSIIWNRADSSGDRQSQEEFPRAPSPMEIDTADPYAYPRCFQEKMRYGFYRSQSVYQGVHFNAPMDNAMSPDPFENSENMPFYPQENPFARSFSSNTFGRNGEQRFRQSSFWDPQEEHSSWSEFHQSRHLFPSSHRDFEMIPMEANSVLAACGHGVPSQHWGSFSSSYRTDIFGGQEEPHPWQFGSPTPTLESMEMSRGNGRQSTHFNTPNVCAMTGPGYHIPSGKSVCQDGSLPTDVHINKESYSSGITQTLASTFKSSFPQIPDDRGNPQSPIFQKPAVTTQKIRPASLPGKTYTEVTVTKRNSVDSPPLTENPPNILATEVSHEKDLNDSILGEYKQLNKMDQTNMTSERPQPDAQTVISNPSPDFRDPLFQDSAQSRRFAWNASTTVSSKQRDISKIHLSHRGKSNELKKDSNYHPGNRKVGSATTPPFIQESRISFPGPDPGCHQEVRVSGEDSAGIIRNHPWSSEPADNQNAQFPEEPAVLDAEKEQRSTTHSMNRSQSAAGHKIPGDSLDLSLAILPDMSPSNDSFLQALVIPSTTAFSRRSPSGKDPSLGEGEQKDNDSEPQNDQFAPSSSEDQRSHDNFVLVRDEVVDAVKCHSCSPCREGKGKGKIRRCISCFEKLSNTESRSASSDKSNHREMNQGSSKRPEGHTTYCISPRKSASFLINNRKLESKIKRSSFRNDPLPFQVKNKVEGPVGKYTSNKFSSSSSESESKCSKAVSDSVSGASEATKRMTHMKTIRSASVRKGPLPFLIKRAVSCPSGAQDASNGRDEREKSLASNTGACALTLKPWETITSPPERNLPVSDCSLPKRHPQKKDFQEHTEKDGKIASYKTGLFSNEDPLPFSSDMSRKESGKALHKFKTTSMFSVSGDEDNVKCLEVVSIYYTLPRKYSKKFCNFLEKYTQQIDSHPESMKVETEAFPNAFEKDKLNDSPQEQSGTPSSEGQKRLVSSAQEKSHFLSHTTEDITAVPHLGPSELTLQEMASTETDVSLHKGPSKTREISPDNFTKTPAGDSKSRKEGAKKWPSETLRPSSMLQGKKVTEENSEDCQQPIKLVNCGPSHLPARSEETVENSPTGRSSEECTGKAVVITAPGTAERPQKDTTGEATAGCACGSQPRQVRGETGTHVQNETNKGLSDSESQVFALTPILQNLHLDEGTCPGEADVDSLQSEPRDQPQRSQEVSMTENGKAEDEIRKLAWDQSSLPEGSNKNKTSLDDPEKGKNRSLVKHRWAAMSKASRKFSAKDLSPRRHVATIFPQSGNSCGLDSRSLGTPECDALSPEPAPKPVESRDELRLSSDVIGVEKSENSLKVTVISHREASTHLSNQKSNGMSQLCQSESKNVSDSSSKYEKSKDIAAAQTLERESAALTQLTFPSLGEADFSDHQKGLNPPFPLEPEEKSRGSIPLSTYGQQQSASSLEGEPEPLRRHSNSLKSISVHGNLVRKSHPPKVRERHLSESTSLVNALSQLTLGNDFSSNGGYSRRFRSFSELSSCDANENPALCSGRTKMGPRSAASISRPIDYGIFGKEQQLAFLENVKRSLTQGRLWKPSFLKNPGFLKDDVISAPNPTEPSGSNSPLGQMPEDALSPSAPLNIYEENPLDSDCDTDTTTDDEYYLDENDKESEL, encoded by the exons ATGAGGGAGGGAAGTGGCGTGCCCCGGTGGGATGCATCCCTGCTAGAAAATGAGTTTTTCCAAG TTTTGGATGATTTGGATACCACACTGGCTCAGGAACAGTGTCCAAGCTCCGTGACTACCACAACGTCTCTCAACTATGGATCAAGAACACAGTTCAGTCATTTCTACTCTAGAAGGAACACACACGGTAATATCACTGGATGGCACAAAAACCACTATAACGAAACTTCTAATATGTCTATCTATGACATCCTGAGGCCAGGAGCCCCTAGGGAAGGTTTTAAAACCttttctccaagaacaaaaacaatttaTGATATGTACAGAACGAGGGAGCCCAGGCTCCTAAAAGAAGATTCTGTGCGGAAGAATACTTTTGGTAGTACTTCTCTGTGTTTCGACAGCAGGCAACGATCAGCTTCACCAGCTACAAGATATTTCACAGCAAGAAGCTTACATTTTCCAACCATCACTCAGAACAAGAGTGGGTTtctaccacccaggcaccagcaGAGCCCAAAGAGGACTCCTTTGTCCTCCATCATATGGAATAGAGCGGATTCTTCTGGAGATAGGCAGAGCCAGGAAGAGTTTCCGAGGGCCCCCTCGCCCATGGAAATCGACACTGCCGACCCGTATGCGTATCCCAGGTGTTTTCAGGAGAAGATGAGATACGGATTCTACCGTTCACAGAGTGTTTACCAAGGTGTTCATTTTAATGCCCCCATGGATAATGCAATGAGTCCTGACCCATTTGAGAACTCAGAGAATATGCCATTCTACCCTCAGGAAAACCCATTTGCTCGATCTTTCTCTAGCAACACCTTTGGACGAAACGGGGAACAAAGATTTAGACAGAGTTCTTTTTGGGACCCACAGGAGGAACATTCTTCCTGGTCTGAGTTTCATCAAAGCAGGcatctcttcccttcttcccacaGAGACTTTGAAATGATTCCCATGGAAGCAAATAGTGTGTTGGCTGCTTGTGGCCATGGTGTTCCTTCTCAACACTGGGGATCGTTTTCTTCTAGTTACAGAACAGATATTTTCGGAGGACAAGAAGAGCCACACCCCTGGCAGTTTGGTTCTCCAACACCCACGCTGGAGAGCATGGAGATGTCACGAGGTAATGGGAGACAGTCGACTCATTTCAACACACCAAATGTTTGTGCTATGACTGGTCCAGGCTATCACATCCCATCTGGTAAATCAGTGTGTCAAGATGGCAGTCTTCCTACGGATGTACACATAAACAAAGAATCTTATTCATCTGGCATCACTCAGACTCTAGCATCTACGTTCAAAAGTTCATTCCCCCAGATTCCTGATGACAGAGGGAATCCTCAGAGTCCTATCTTTCAGAAGCCCGCCGTCACCACACAGAAAATTAGGCCTGCCTCTCTTCCAGGAAAAACCTATACAGAAGTCACCGTGACCAAAAGGAATTCAGTTGATTCTCCACCTCTTACTGAAAACCCACCCAATATCTTGGCCACAGAAGTGAGCCATGAGAAAGATTTGAATGACTCTATTTTGGGAGAATATAAACAACTGAACAAGATGGACCAGACAAACATGACAAGTGAAAGGCCCCAACCTGATGCACAGACTGTAATCTCTAACCCTTCCCCCGATTTTCGAGATCCCCTCTTTCAGGACTCAGCCCAGAGCAGAAGATTTGCTTGGAATGCATCTACCACAGTAAGTTCCAAACAGAGAGATATATCCAAAATTCATCTATCACACAGAGGGAAATCCAACGAACTAAAAAAAGATAGTAATTATCATCCCGGGAATAGAAAAGTTGGCTCAGCAACTACCCCTCCTTTCATTCAGGAAAGCAGAATATCATTTCCCGGCCCAGATCCAGGATGTCACCAGGAAGTAAGAGTAAGTGGTGAAGATAGTGCAGGCATTATTAGAAATCACCCCTGGAGCTCTGAACCTGCTGATAATCAAAATGCGCAGTTTCCAGAAGAGCCTGCTGTTTTAGATGCCGAGAAAGAACAACGCAGCACAACTCATTCTATGAACCGTAGCCAGTCAGCGGCTGGCCACAAGATCCCAGGTGACTCTTTAGATCTGTCCTTAGCTATCCTACCTGATATGTCACCATCGAATGATTCTTTCCTCCAGGCTCTGGTGATTCCTTCTACAACGGCGTTCTCCAGGAGAAGTCCTTCAGGCAAAGATCCATCTCTGGGAGAAGGAGAACAAAAAGACAATGATAGTGAACCCCAAAATGATCAGTTTGCCCCAAGCTCCTCAGAAGACCAAAGGAGTCATGATAATTTCGTGCTCGTACGTGATGAGGTAGTTGACGCTGTCAAATGTCATTCCTGCTCTCCTTgcagggagggaaaaggaaaaggaaaaataagacgaTGCATATCCTGTTTTGAAAAGTTAAGCAACACGGAAAGCAGATCGGCATCAAGTGATAAAAGTAACCACAGGGAAATGAATCAAGGCAGTTCCAAGCGTCCTGAGGGTCACACAACTTACTGTATCTCGCCAAGAAAATCAGCCAGTTTCCTCATCAATAACAGGAAGCTGGAAAGTAAGATAAAGCGTTCTTCCTTTAGGAATGACCCACTTCCATTCCAAGTCAAGAATAAGGTGGAAGGCCCGGTAGGGAAGTACACATCAAACAAATTCAGTTCCAGCTCTTCGGAGTCAGAAAGCAAATGTTCCAAAGCCGTGTCAGACTCGGTCTCAGGAGCGTCTGAAGCCACAAAGAGGATGACACATATGAAAACCATTAGATCAGCTTCTGTTAGAAAAGGACCACTTCCATTCCTCATCAAGAGGGCTGTGTCTTGTCCTTCGGGGGCACAAGATGCCTCTAATGggagagatgaaagagaaaaatccttgGCCTCAAACACAGGTGCTTGTGCTCTAACACTAAAACCTTGGGAGACCATCACTAGCCCTCCAGAAAGAAACTTGCCTGTTAGCGATTGTTCTTTACCCAAAAGACACCCTCAAAAGAAAGACTTTCAAGAACATACTGAAAAGGATGGTAAAATTGCTTCCTACAAGACAGGTCTCTTTTCAAATGAAGACCCTTTACCTTTTTCTTCAGACATGTCaagaaaagaaagtgggaaaGCATTACACAAATTTAAGACCACTagtatgttttctgtttctggtgATGAAGATAATGTAAAATGTCTCGAGGTGGTTTCTATATATTACACTCTGCCAAGGAAATACAGCAAGAAATTCTGCAACTTTCTTGAAAAGTATACACAGCAAATTGATTCCCATCCAGAATCAATGAAAGTGGAGACTGAAGCATTTCCTAATGCTTTTGAAAAGGACAAACTAAATGATTCTCCACAAGAGCAATCAGGAACACCTTCATCTGAAGGTCAAAAGAGGCTGGTCAGCTCTGCCCAGGAGAAGAGCCATTTTCTCTCTCACACCACTGAAGATATTACTGCTGTACCACACCTTGGACCCTCAGAGCTCACATTACAGGAAATGGCTTCTACGGAGACAGATGTTTCTCTTCATAAAGGACCATCGAAAACTAGAGAGATTTCCCCAGATAACTTCACTAAGACACCTGCTGGTGATTCAAAGAGCAGAAAGGAGGGAGCGAAGAAATGGCCAAGTGAAACCCTGCGCCCTTCATCAatgcttcagggaaaaaaagttacagaagagAACTCGGAAGACTGTCAGCAGCCCATTAAGTTGGTTAACTGTGGCCCTTCTCATCTTCCAGCCCGCTCAGAAGAGACTGTTGAAAATTCCCCAACCGGAAGAAGTTCTGAGGAGTGTACAGGTAAGGCTGTGGTGATTACAGCTCCTGGAACTGCGGAACGCCCTCAGAAAGATACCACAGGCGAAGCCACAGCTGGATGCGCCTGTGGATCGCAGCCCAGACAAGTAAGAGGGGAAACTGGAACACATGTCCAAAATGAGACTAATAAAGGACTTTCTGACTCGGAAAGCCAGGTCTTTGCTCTTACTCCAATTTTGCAAAATCTACACCTTGACGAAGGGACCTGTCCAGGTGAAGCAGATGTAGACAGTTTGCAGTCTGAACCCAGAGACCAACCTCAAAGGAGTCAGGAGGTAAGTATGACAGAGAATGGCAAAGCTGAAGACGAAATACGGAAGTTGGCATGGGATCAATCTTCGCTTCCTGAaggaagcaataaaaataaaaccagcttGGATGACCcagaaaaagggaagaatagATCTTTAGTTAAACACAGATGGGCAGCCATGTCCAAAGCCAGCAGAAAATTCTCAGCTAAAGATTTAAGCCCCAGAAGACATGTAGCTACTATCTTCCCCCAAAGTGGGAACAGCTGTGGTTTGGACAGCCGGTCTCTTGGCACACCAGAGTGCGACGCTTTGTCCCCCGAGCCTGCTCCAAAGCCCGTAGAATCCAGAGATGAACTCAGGTTGAGTAGCGATGTGATAGGTGTTGAGAAATCCGAGAACTCTCTCAAGGTGACTGTAATATCCCACAGAGAAGCTTCTACACATTTAAGCAATCAGAAGTCTAACGGCATGTCACAACTATGTCAGAGTGAGTCTAAAAATGTCTCAGACTCATCATCCAAGTATGAGAAGTCTAAAGACATAGCAGCAGCTCAGACCTTGGAAAGAGAGTCAGCGGCCTTGACCCAACTGACGTTCCCCAGCCTCGGGGAAGCAGACTTCTCTGACCATCAGAAAGGACTGAACCCTCCTTTTCCATTGGAGCCTGAAGAGAAATCCAGAGGGAGCATCCCGTTGTCCACTTATGGGCAGCAACAAAGTGCTTCATCTCTGGAGGGGGAACCTGAACCACTCCGCCGTCACTCAAACAGTTTAAAAAGCATCAGTGTGCACGGTAATCTGGTACGCAAAAGTCATCCTCCAAAAGTCAGGGAGCGCCATTTGTCTGAGAGCACGTCTCTTGTCAATGCCCTGAGTCAGCTGACCCTAGGGAATGATTTCTCTAGCAACGGTGGGTACAGTCGAAGATTCAGATCCTTTTCTGAGCTTTCCTCCTGTGATGCAAATGAAAATCCAGCTTTGTGCAGTGGCAGGACAAAAATGGGTCCCCGGTCTGCCGCGTCTATATCCAGACCCATTGACTATGGAATTTTTGGGAAAGAACAGCAGTTGGCCTTCTTGGAGAACGTAAAGAGGTCACTCACACAAGGAAGATTATGGAAGCCAAGCTTTCTCAAGAACCCTGGCTTCCTGAAAGATGACGTGATTAGTGCTCCTAATCCAACAGAGCCATCTGGCTCAAATTCTCCTCTGGGCCAAATGCCAGAAGATGCCTTATCTCCAAGCGCACCACTTAATATCTATGAAGAGAATCCACTGGACTCAGATTGTGACACAGACACAACCACAGATGATGAATATTATCTGGATGAAAATGACAAAGAGTCAGAACTGTGA
- the EXPH5 gene encoding exophilin-5 isoform X4 gives MGLSLPESLARKYSANRCDNHPGPPASVRRVLTQAKIHSSPLENPPVESAFVPRPTSMREGSGVPRWDASLLENEFFQVLDDLDTTLAQEQCPSSVTTTTSLNYGSRTQFSHFYSRRNTHGNITGWHKNHYNETSNMSIYDILRPGAPREGFKTFSPRTKTIYDMYRTREPRLLKEDSVRKNTFGSTSLCFDSRQRSASPATRYFTARSLHFPTITQNKSGFLPPRHQQSPKRTPLSSIIWNRADSSGDRQSQEEFPRAPSPMEIDTADPYAYPRCFQEKMRYGFYRSQSVYQGVHFNAPMDNAMSPDPFENSENMPFYPQENPFARSFSSNTFGRNGEQRFRQSSFWDPQEEHSSWSEFHQSRHLFPSSHRDFEMIPMEANSVLAACGHGVPSQHWGSFSSSYRTDIFGGQEEPHPWQFGSPTPTLESMEMSRGNGRQSTHFNTPNVCAMTGPGYHIPSGKSVCQDGSLPTDVHINKESYSSGITQTLASTFKSSFPQIPDDRGNPQSPIFQKPAVTTQKIRPASLPGKTYTEVTVTKRNSVDSPPLTENPPNILATEVSHEKDLNDSILGEYKQLNKMDQTNMTSERPQPDAQTVISNPSPDFRDPLFQDSAQSRRFAWNASTTVSSKQRDISKIHLSHRGKSNELKKDSNYHPGNRKVGSATTPPFIQESRISFPGPDPGCHQEVRVSGEDSAGIIRNHPWSSEPADNQNAQFPEEPAVLDAEKEQRSTTHSMNRSQSAAGHKIPGDSLDLSLAILPDMSPSNDSFLQALVIPSTTAFSRRSPSGKDPSLGEGEQKDNDSEPQNDQFAPSSSEDQRSHDNFVLVRDEVVDAVKCHSCSPCREGKGKGKIRRCISCFEKLSNTESRSASSDKSNHREMNQGSSKRPEGHTTYCISPRKSASFLINNRKLESKIKRSSFRNDPLPFQVKNKVEGPVGKYTSNKFSSSSSESESKCSKAVSDSVSGASEATKRMTHMKTIRSASVRKGPLPFLIKRAVSCPSGAQDASNGRDEREKSLASNTGACALTLKPWETITSPPERNLPVSDCSLPKRHPQKKDFQEHTEKDGKIASYKTGLFSNEDPLPFSSDMSRKESGKALHKFKTTSMFSVSGDEDNVKCLEVVSIYYTLPRKYSKKFCNFLEKYTQQIDSHPESMKVETEAFPNAFEKDKLNDSPQEQSGTPSSEGQKRLVSSAQEKSHFLSHTTEDITAVPHLGPSELTLQEMASTETDVSLHKGPSKTREISPDNFTKTPAGDSKSRKEGAKKWPSETLRPSSMLQGKKVTEENSEDCQQPIKLVNCGPSHLPARSEETVENSPTGRSSEECTGKAVVITAPGTAERPQKDTTGEATAGCACGSQPRQVRGETGTHVQNETNKGLSDSESQVFALTPILQNLHLDEGTCPGEADVDSLQSEPRDQPQRSQEVSMTENGKAEDEIRKLAWDQSSLPEGSNKNKTSLDDPEKGKNRSLVKHRWAAMSKASRKFSAKDLSPRRHVATIFPQSGNSCGLDSRSLGTPECDALSPEPAPKPVESRDELRLSSDVIGVEKSENSLKVTVISHREASTHLSNQKSNGMSQLCQSESKNVSDSSSKYEKSKDIAAAQTLERESAALTQLTFPSLGEADFSDHQKGLNPPFPLEPEEKSRGSIPLSTYGQQQSASSLEGEPEPLRRHSNSLKSISVHGNLVRKSHPPKVRERHLSESTSLVNALSQLTLGNDFSSNGGYSRRFRSFSELSSCDANENPALCSGRTKMGPRSAASISRPIDYGIFGKEQQLAFLENVKRSLTQGRLWKPSFLKNPGFLKDDVISAPNPTEPSGSNSPLGQMPEDALSPSAPLNIYEENPLDSDCDTDTTTDDEYYLDENDKESEL, from the exons CAGGCAAAAATACACAGCTCACCTCTGGAAAATCCGCCAGTTGAGAGTGCATTTGTCCCCAGGCCCACAAGCATGAGGGAGGGAAGTGGCGTGCCCCGGTGGGATGCATCCCTGCTAGAAAATGAGTTTTTCCAAG TTTTGGATGATTTGGATACCACACTGGCTCAGGAACAGTGTCCAAGCTCCGTGACTACCACAACGTCTCTCAACTATGGATCAAGAACACAGTTCAGTCATTTCTACTCTAGAAGGAACACACACGGTAATATCACTGGATGGCACAAAAACCACTATAACGAAACTTCTAATATGTCTATCTATGACATCCTGAGGCCAGGAGCCCCTAGGGAAGGTTTTAAAACCttttctccaagaacaaaaacaatttaTGATATGTACAGAACGAGGGAGCCCAGGCTCCTAAAAGAAGATTCTGTGCGGAAGAATACTTTTGGTAGTACTTCTCTGTGTTTCGACAGCAGGCAACGATCAGCTTCACCAGCTACAAGATATTTCACAGCAAGAAGCTTACATTTTCCAACCATCACTCAGAACAAGAGTGGGTTtctaccacccaggcaccagcaGAGCCCAAAGAGGACTCCTTTGTCCTCCATCATATGGAATAGAGCGGATTCTTCTGGAGATAGGCAGAGCCAGGAAGAGTTTCCGAGGGCCCCCTCGCCCATGGAAATCGACACTGCCGACCCGTATGCGTATCCCAGGTGTTTTCAGGAGAAGATGAGATACGGATTCTACCGTTCACAGAGTGTTTACCAAGGTGTTCATTTTAATGCCCCCATGGATAATGCAATGAGTCCTGACCCATTTGAGAACTCAGAGAATATGCCATTCTACCCTCAGGAAAACCCATTTGCTCGATCTTTCTCTAGCAACACCTTTGGACGAAACGGGGAACAAAGATTTAGACAGAGTTCTTTTTGGGACCCACAGGAGGAACATTCTTCCTGGTCTGAGTTTCATCAAAGCAGGcatctcttcccttcttcccacaGAGACTTTGAAATGATTCCCATGGAAGCAAATAGTGTGTTGGCTGCTTGTGGCCATGGTGTTCCTTCTCAACACTGGGGATCGTTTTCTTCTAGTTACAGAACAGATATTTTCGGAGGACAAGAAGAGCCACACCCCTGGCAGTTTGGTTCTCCAACACCCACGCTGGAGAGCATGGAGATGTCACGAGGTAATGGGAGACAGTCGACTCATTTCAACACACCAAATGTTTGTGCTATGACTGGTCCAGGCTATCACATCCCATCTGGTAAATCAGTGTGTCAAGATGGCAGTCTTCCTACGGATGTACACATAAACAAAGAATCTTATTCATCTGGCATCACTCAGACTCTAGCATCTACGTTCAAAAGTTCATTCCCCCAGATTCCTGATGACAGAGGGAATCCTCAGAGTCCTATCTTTCAGAAGCCCGCCGTCACCACACAGAAAATTAGGCCTGCCTCTCTTCCAGGAAAAACCTATACAGAAGTCACCGTGACCAAAAGGAATTCAGTTGATTCTCCACCTCTTACTGAAAACCCACCCAATATCTTGGCCACAGAAGTGAGCCATGAGAAAGATTTGAATGACTCTATTTTGGGAGAATATAAACAACTGAACAAGATGGACCAGACAAACATGACAAGTGAAAGGCCCCAACCTGATGCACAGACTGTAATCTCTAACCCTTCCCCCGATTTTCGAGATCCCCTCTTTCAGGACTCAGCCCAGAGCAGAAGATTTGCTTGGAATGCATCTACCACAGTAAGTTCCAAACAGAGAGATATATCCAAAATTCATCTATCACACAGAGGGAAATCCAACGAACTAAAAAAAGATAGTAATTATCATCCCGGGAATAGAAAAGTTGGCTCAGCAACTACCCCTCCTTTCATTCAGGAAAGCAGAATATCATTTCCCGGCCCAGATCCAGGATGTCACCAGGAAGTAAGAGTAAGTGGTGAAGATAGTGCAGGCATTATTAGAAATCACCCCTGGAGCTCTGAACCTGCTGATAATCAAAATGCGCAGTTTCCAGAAGAGCCTGCTGTTTTAGATGCCGAGAAAGAACAACGCAGCACAACTCATTCTATGAACCGTAGCCAGTCAGCGGCTGGCCACAAGATCCCAGGTGACTCTTTAGATCTGTCCTTAGCTATCCTACCTGATATGTCACCATCGAATGATTCTTTCCTCCAGGCTCTGGTGATTCCTTCTACAACGGCGTTCTCCAGGAGAAGTCCTTCAGGCAAAGATCCATCTCTGGGAGAAGGAGAACAAAAAGACAATGATAGTGAACCCCAAAATGATCAGTTTGCCCCAAGCTCCTCAGAAGACCAAAGGAGTCATGATAATTTCGTGCTCGTACGTGATGAGGTAGTTGACGCTGTCAAATGTCATTCCTGCTCTCCTTgcagggagggaaaaggaaaaggaaaaataagacgaTGCATATCCTGTTTTGAAAAGTTAAGCAACACGGAAAGCAGATCGGCATCAAGTGATAAAAGTAACCACAGGGAAATGAATCAAGGCAGTTCCAAGCGTCCTGAGGGTCACACAACTTACTGTATCTCGCCAAGAAAATCAGCCAGTTTCCTCATCAATAACAGGAAGCTGGAAAGTAAGATAAAGCGTTCTTCCTTTAGGAATGACCCACTTCCATTCCAAGTCAAGAATAAGGTGGAAGGCCCGGTAGGGAAGTACACATCAAACAAATTCAGTTCCAGCTCTTCGGAGTCAGAAAGCAAATGTTCCAAAGCCGTGTCAGACTCGGTCTCAGGAGCGTCTGAAGCCACAAAGAGGATGACACATATGAAAACCATTAGATCAGCTTCTGTTAGAAAAGGACCACTTCCATTCCTCATCAAGAGGGCTGTGTCTTGTCCTTCGGGGGCACAAGATGCCTCTAATGggagagatgaaagagaaaaatccttgGCCTCAAACACAGGTGCTTGTGCTCTAACACTAAAACCTTGGGAGACCATCACTAGCCCTCCAGAAAGAAACTTGCCTGTTAGCGATTGTTCTTTACCCAAAAGACACCCTCAAAAGAAAGACTTTCAAGAACATACTGAAAAGGATGGTAAAATTGCTTCCTACAAGACAGGTCTCTTTTCAAATGAAGACCCTTTACCTTTTTCTTCAGACATGTCaagaaaagaaagtgggaaaGCATTACACAAATTTAAGACCACTagtatgttttctgtttctggtgATGAAGATAATGTAAAATGTCTCGAGGTGGTTTCTATATATTACACTCTGCCAAGGAAATACAGCAAGAAATTCTGCAACTTTCTTGAAAAGTATACACAGCAAATTGATTCCCATCCAGAATCAATGAAAGTGGAGACTGAAGCATTTCCTAATGCTTTTGAAAAGGACAAACTAAATGATTCTCCACAAGAGCAATCAGGAACACCTTCATCTGAAGGTCAAAAGAGGCTGGTCAGCTCTGCCCAGGAGAAGAGCCATTTTCTCTCTCACACCACTGAAGATATTACTGCTGTACCACACCTTGGACCCTCAGAGCTCACATTACAGGAAATGGCTTCTACGGAGACAGATGTTTCTCTTCATAAAGGACCATCGAAAACTAGAGAGATTTCCCCAGATAACTTCACTAAGACACCTGCTGGTGATTCAAAGAGCAGAAAGGAGGGAGCGAAGAAATGGCCAAGTGAAACCCTGCGCCCTTCATCAatgcttcagggaaaaaaagttacagaagagAACTCGGAAGACTGTCAGCAGCCCATTAAGTTGGTTAACTGTGGCCCTTCTCATCTTCCAGCCCGCTCAGAAGAGACTGTTGAAAATTCCCCAACCGGAAGAAGTTCTGAGGAGTGTACAGGTAAGGCTGTGGTGATTACAGCTCCTGGAACTGCGGAACGCCCTCAGAAAGATACCACAGGCGAAGCCACAGCTGGATGCGCCTGTGGATCGCAGCCCAGACAAGTAAGAGGGGAAACTGGAACACATGTCCAAAATGAGACTAATAAAGGACTTTCTGACTCGGAAAGCCAGGTCTTTGCTCTTACTCCAATTTTGCAAAATCTACACCTTGACGAAGGGACCTGTCCAGGTGAAGCAGATGTAGACAGTTTGCAGTCTGAACCCAGAGACCAACCTCAAAGGAGTCAGGAGGTAAGTATGACAGAGAATGGCAAAGCTGAAGACGAAATACGGAAGTTGGCATGGGATCAATCTTCGCTTCCTGAaggaagcaataaaaataaaaccagcttGGATGACCcagaaaaagggaagaatagATCTTTAGTTAAACACAGATGGGCAGCCATGTCCAAAGCCAGCAGAAAATTCTCAGCTAAAGATTTAAGCCCCAGAAGACATGTAGCTACTATCTTCCCCCAAAGTGGGAACAGCTGTGGTTTGGACAGCCGGTCTCTTGGCACACCAGAGTGCGACGCTTTGTCCCCCGAGCCTGCTCCAAAGCCCGTAGAATCCAGAGATGAACTCAGGTTGAGTAGCGATGTGATAGGTGTTGAGAAATCCGAGAACTCTCTCAAGGTGACTGTAATATCCCACAGAGAAGCTTCTACACATTTAAGCAATCAGAAGTCTAACGGCATGTCACAACTATGTCAGAGTGAGTCTAAAAATGTCTCAGACTCATCATCCAAGTATGAGAAGTCTAAAGACATAGCAGCAGCTCAGACCTTGGAAAGAGAGTCAGCGGCCTTGACCCAACTGACGTTCCCCAGCCTCGGGGAAGCAGACTTCTCTGACCATCAGAAAGGACTGAACCCTCCTTTTCCATTGGAGCCTGAAGAGAAATCCAGAGGGAGCATCCCGTTGTCCACTTATGGGCAGCAACAAAGTGCTTCATCTCTGGAGGGGGAACCTGAACCACTCCGCCGTCACTCAAACAGTTTAAAAAGCATCAGTGTGCACGGTAATCTGGTACGCAAAAGTCATCCTCCAAAAGTCAGGGAGCGCCATTTGTCTGAGAGCACGTCTCTTGTCAATGCCCTGAGTCAGCTGACCCTAGGGAATGATTTCTCTAGCAACGGTGGGTACAGTCGAAGATTCAGATCCTTTTCTGAGCTTTCCTCCTGTGATGCAAATGAAAATCCAGCTTTGTGCAGTGGCAGGACAAAAATGGGTCCCCGGTCTGCCGCGTCTATATCCAGACCCATTGACTATGGAATTTTTGGGAAAGAACAGCAGTTGGCCTTCTTGGAGAACGTAAAGAGGTCACTCACACAAGGAAGATTATGGAAGCCAAGCTTTCTCAAGAACCCTGGCTTCCTGAAAGATGACGTGATTAGTGCTCCTAATCCAACAGAGCCATCTGGCTCAAATTCTCCTCTGGGCCAAATGCCAGAAGATGCCTTATCTCCAAGCGCACCACTTAATATCTATGAAGAGAATCCACTGGACTCAGATTGTGACACAGACACAACCACAGATGATGAATATTATCTGGATGAAAATGACAAAGAGTCAGAACTGTGA